The proteins below come from a single Longimicrobium sp. genomic window:
- a CDS encoding class I SAM-dependent methyltransferase, translated as MTIVAAGTPPSATLRAALGDIDIYLFDQLLKGAFDSARTVLDAGCGAGRNLVPFLRGGFEVFGIDQDPFIVGRVRLLAAELAPRLPEENFQAAPVDALPYEDERMDAVISSAVLHFARDEQHFDAMLHEMWRVLRPDGLFFARLATSIGLELRLPSSSPGRYRLPDGSERFLMNEAGLLARTESLGATLAEPIKTTNVQNLRAMTTWCLRKRS; from the coding sequence ATGACGATCGTCGCCGCGGGCACGCCGCCTTCCGCCACGTTGCGCGCGGCGCTGGGCGACATCGACATCTACCTGTTCGACCAGCTGCTGAAGGGCGCGTTCGATTCGGCTCGTACGGTGCTGGACGCGGGATGCGGCGCCGGGCGCAACCTGGTGCCGTTCCTTCGCGGCGGGTTCGAGGTGTTCGGGATCGACCAGGACCCGTTCATCGTCGGCCGCGTGCGGCTGCTCGCGGCGGAGCTGGCGCCCCGTCTTCCCGAGGAGAACTTCCAGGCGGCCCCCGTAGACGCGCTCCCGTACGAGGACGAGCGGATGGACGCGGTGATCAGCAGCGCGGTGCTGCACTTCGCCCGCGACGAGCAGCACTTCGACGCGATGCTGCACGAGATGTGGCGGGTGCTGCGCCCGGACGGCCTCTTCTTCGCACGCCTGGCGACCAGCATCGGACTGGAGTTAAGGCTCCCGTCCTCGTCGCCGGGCCGCTATCGCCTGCCGGACGGAAGCGAGAGGTTCCTGATGAACGAAGCCGGACTGCTCGCCCGCACCGAATCCCTCGGAGCGACCCTCGCGGAGCCGATCAAGACCACGAACGTGCAGAACCTGCGGGCGATGACCACCTGGTGCCTGCGGAAGCGGAGCTAA